One Actinomyces marmotae DNA window includes the following coding sequences:
- a CDS encoding TIM-barrel domain-containing protein — protein MPSPLSSASSQPRMAPARPDAVVMAGSARFTVLTDRLIRMEHSPDGVFTDAATQLVLSRDLGPTPAFKVVRGDDRLEILTEHLHLAYQPSRGFSRSGLSVSLRTAVLNLHGGTWHHGDAWDPHENYPTNLGGTRRTLDEADGRVDLGPGLLSTDGIAVVDDSGSLLLQEDQWVRPRPGAGPVDGAPGGEDLYLFGYGQDYRGALRAFFALTGPTPLVPRALLGNWWSRYHPYSEEEYLALMDRFAAEGLPFSVAVLDMDWHWVDIDPAIGNGWTGYSWNTELFPCPSRFLAALHERGMMVTLNLHPAAGIRRHEDAYAPMMRDLGRDPDSGEEIPFNITDKAFVAAYLERAHHVLEEDGVDFWWLDWQQGGVTDIPGLDPLWMLNHIHYLDSGRERPGGRRRPITFSRFADASSHRTPIGFSGDTVTSWESLAFQPEFTARAANIGYFWWSNDIGGHMLGVKDSEMMARWAQLGCFSPINRLHSTASVFNSKEPWRYSRDARATMSAYLRLRHRLVPSLYTWARRAAADGLAPIRPLYHDHPWRAGAYSHHAEFLFGDLLVVPMVHRSDAATGLAQESAWLPEGTWFDLPTGRRYTAGVEGGAELVLSRRLEQVPVLARAGSLLVLAGDLAEAAGANPRCLDVVVVPGADGVFVLEEDDGSPEPGPDAVVCTRLTLTWDESAGRARLEIGQEGPRGVVPEAREITVRLLSAGGDVRASLDGRALEVRGRLADGFTLGAGLDIALGEVRPADGVVVELEGLRAAPPALADEVFSILEPVEIDYVVKDRAWDVVRSGATGGALLGGLRAVGVPDAVLAAIAEVA, from the coding sequence ATGCCCTCTCCCCTGTCCTCCGCCTCCAGCCAGCCCCGGATGGCCCCCGCCCGCCCCGACGCCGTCGTGATGGCGGGATCGGCCCGCTTCACCGTGCTCACCGATCGGCTCATCCGCATGGAGCACTCCCCTGACGGGGTCTTCACCGACGCCGCCACCCAGCTCGTCCTGTCCCGGGACCTGGGCCCCACGCCGGCCTTCAAGGTGGTGCGGGGCGATGACCGCCTAGAGATACTCACCGAGCACCTCCACCTGGCCTACCAGCCTTCGCGGGGATTCTCCCGGTCCGGACTGAGCGTCAGCCTGCGCACCGCGGTCCTCAACCTCCACGGGGGCACTTGGCACCACGGCGATGCGTGGGACCCCCACGAGAACTACCCGACGAACCTCGGCGGCACCCGCCGTACCCTGGACGAGGCCGACGGCCGGGTGGACCTGGGGCCGGGGCTGCTGTCCACGGACGGCATCGCCGTCGTCGACGACTCCGGATCCCTGCTGCTCCAGGAGGACCAGTGGGTGCGGCCGCGCCCGGGCGCCGGCCCGGTGGACGGAGCCCCGGGCGGGGAGGACCTCTACCTCTTCGGCTACGGCCAGGACTACCGCGGCGCCCTGCGCGCCTTCTTCGCCTTGACGGGCCCGACGCCGCTGGTGCCCCGGGCGCTCCTGGGCAACTGGTGGAGCCGCTACCACCCGTACTCTGAGGAGGAGTACCTCGCGCTCATGGACCGCTTTGCCGCGGAGGGCCTGCCCTTCTCCGTGGCGGTGCTCGACATGGACTGGCATTGGGTGGACATCGACCCGGCCATCGGCAACGGCTGGACCGGCTACTCCTGGAACACTGAACTCTTCCCCTGCCCCTCGCGTTTCCTCGCCGCGCTTCATGAGCGGGGCATGATGGTGACCCTCAACCTGCATCCGGCGGCCGGTATCCGGCGCCACGAGGACGCCTATGCCCCGATGATGCGGGATCTGGGCCGTGATCCCGACTCCGGCGAGGAGATCCCCTTCAACATCACGGACAAGGCCTTCGTGGCCGCCTACCTGGAGCGCGCCCACCACGTGCTGGAGGAGGACGGCGTCGATTTCTGGTGGCTCGACTGGCAGCAGGGAGGCGTCACCGATATCCCGGGCCTCGACCCCCTGTGGATGCTCAACCACATCCACTACTTGGATTCCGGTAGGGAGCGCCCGGGTGGACGGCGCCGCCCCATCACTTTCTCCCGCTTCGCGGACGCTTCCAGCCACCGCACGCCCATCGGCTTCTCCGGTGACACAGTCACCAGCTGGGAGTCCTTGGCTTTCCAGCCGGAGTTCACGGCGAGGGCCGCGAATATCGGGTACTTCTGGTGGTCGAATGACATCGGCGGTCACATGCTCGGCGTCAAGGACTCCGAGATGATGGCGCGCTGGGCGCAGCTGGGCTGCTTCTCCCCCATCAATCGCCTCCATTCCACGGCGTCGGTATTCAACTCCAAGGAGCCGTGGCGCTACTCCCGTGATGCCCGCGCCACGATGAGCGCCTACCTGCGGCTGCGCCACCGGCTGGTTCCGAGCCTGTACACGTGGGCCCGGCGCGCCGCGGCCGACGGCCTCGCCCCGATCCGCCCGCTCTACCACGACCATCCGTGGCGTGCGGGGGCTTACTCCCACCACGCGGAATTCCTGTTTGGCGACCTCCTGGTGGTGCCCATGGTTCACCGCTCCGATGCCGCCACCGGGCTTGCCCAGGAGAGTGCCTGGCTCCCCGAGGGGACCTGGTTCGACCTGCCGACCGGCCGTCGCTACACGGCCGGTGTCGAGGGTGGCGCCGAGCTCGTGCTCTCGCGGCGCCTGGAGCAGGTGCCGGTGCTGGCGCGCGCGGGCAGCCTCCTCGTGCTCGCAGGCGACCTGGCCGAGGCCGCGGGCGCCAATCCCCGGTGCCTCGACGTCGTGGTGGTGCCGGGGGCCGACGGCGTGTTCGTCCTGGAGGAGGACGATGGCTCTCCCGAGCCCGGCCCGGATGCCGTGGTGTGCACGCGCTTGACCCTGACCTGGGATGAGAGTGCCGGGCGCGCGCGCTTGGAGATCGGCCAGGAGGGCCCGCGGGGCGTGGTGCCCGAGGCGCGGGAGATCACCGTGCGCCTCCTGTCGGCCGGTGGCGATGTGCGGGCGTCCTTGGATGGGCGGGCGCTGGAGGTGCGTGGCCGGTTGGCCGATGGTTTCACGCTGGGCGCGGGGCTCGATATCGCGCTGGGAGAGGTTCGCCCGGCCGACGGCGTGGTGGTGGAGTTGGAGGGGCTGCGGGCGGCGCCGCCGGCTCTGGCCGATGAGGTGTTCTCGATCCTTGAGCCGGTGGAGATCGACTACGTGGTGAAGGATCGCGCCTGGGACGTCGTCCGGTCGGGGGCGACCGGCGGGGCGCTGCTCGGCGGCCTACGCGCCGTGGGAGTCCCCGACGCCGTGCTGGCCGCGATCGCCGAGGTCGCCTGA
- a CDS encoding TetR family transcriptional regulator, whose amino-acid sequence MTHPPANGAAPQAGLRATNARRTREAIQASALRLAAERGYEATTVEDVAADAGVSRRTVFNYFPTKADLILRAPQVPTQAEVEAFVASDGELLPDLLGLITHAVAPMASDAEDFQRLRRVLRDAPGIFPELQSRVRLVQSVIRAALARRLGADLDSPRVITAAALATTLHRAAFELWAGDGGDPGADAPCDGAAPSSRASAAPETLAEALDLVTASLHDILDNPTAPAATRKDHA is encoded by the coding sequence ATGACTCACCCACCCGCGAACGGCGCCGCTCCCCAGGCGGGCCTGCGCGCCACCAACGCGCGCCGCACCCGCGAGGCCATCCAGGCCAGCGCCCTGCGCCTGGCCGCCGAGCGCGGCTACGAGGCCACCACCGTCGAGGACGTCGCCGCTGACGCGGGAGTGTCCCGCCGCACGGTCTTCAACTACTTCCCGACCAAGGCCGATCTCATCCTCCGCGCCCCCCAGGTGCCCACCCAGGCCGAGGTCGAGGCCTTCGTCGCCTCCGACGGCGAGCTCCTGCCCGATCTCCTCGGGCTGATCACTCACGCCGTCGCCCCCATGGCCAGCGATGCCGAGGACTTCCAGCGGCTGCGCCGCGTCCTACGCGACGCCCCGGGCATCTTCCCCGAGCTCCAGTCGCGCGTGCGCCTCGTCCAATCGGTCATCCGCGCCGCCCTCGCCCGGCGCTTGGGGGCGGACCTCGACTCCCCGCGGGTCATCACGGCCGCCGCGCTGGCCACCACGTTGCACAGGGCGGCCTTCGAGCTCTGGGCCGGCGACGGCGGTGATCCCGGTGCCGATGCGCCCTGCGACGGGGCGGCCCCGTCCTCCCGCGCATCGGCCGCGCCCGAAACCCTCGCGGAGGCGCTCGACCTCGTCACCGCCAGCCTCCACGACATCCTCGACAACCCCACGGCGCCCGCCGCCACGAGAAAGGACCACGCGTGA
- a CDS encoding MDR family MFS transporter — protein sequence MTKRDTDSPTARVGVSGTVTAADVFKPDRRFWAVYASLLVVMFLSALDQMIVGTALPTIVGDLGGASHMAWIITAYTLAITVAMPVYGKLGDLVGRKTLFLIAIALFLVGSALCGTADSMTALIAWRALQGLGGGGLMISSQAITGDLIPPRVRGTYMAPMGAMFGIASVLGPIIGGWLTDSVSWHWVFWVNLPLGIIAWIAVWAVLKLPAHRLQAKIDWAGLGLMNLGAVLIVLVATFGGNQLDWTSPALITMAVVGALAWLLLPLIENRAAEPILPMTVLMNRTFVLSTVQGMLAMGGMIGASLYLPTFLQMSYGYSATASGILLVPMTVGMLVAGIGSGILVTRTGRYRVYLIIGPVIAGAALLWMGTFSASTPVGIISTAVFVLGAGIGLFFQLLITVVQNDVEPRHLGTATSGNNFFREVAVSLGASLIGVAFSNNLTDQLGSKLMALAMSEDPRIQEALRGFHGAEAGSSLTPALVNQLPDALHTAITNAYADALTPIFLLMVPVFGLATLIGFLYKDVPLSRQSALKQVAQAEGVSARNADNDGEPGDADPTPKAGLDR from the coding sequence GTGACCAAGCGCGACACCGACTCACCCACCGCGCGCGTCGGGGTGTCAGGCACCGTCACGGCAGCGGACGTGTTCAAGCCCGACCGCCGCTTCTGGGCCGTTTACGCCTCCCTGCTCGTCGTCATGTTCCTGTCCGCCCTCGACCAGATGATCGTCGGCACCGCGCTGCCCACCATCGTCGGCGACCTCGGCGGCGCCAGCCACATGGCGTGGATCATCACCGCCTACACCCTCGCCATCACCGTGGCCATGCCCGTCTACGGCAAGCTCGGCGACCTCGTGGGCCGCAAGACCCTCTTCCTGATCGCCATCGCCCTCTTCCTGGTCGGGTCCGCGCTGTGCGGCACCGCCGACTCCATGACGGCACTCATCGCCTGGCGGGCCCTCCAGGGATTGGGCGGCGGCGGCCTCATGATCTCCTCCCAGGCGATCACCGGTGACCTCATCCCGCCGCGCGTGCGCGGCACCTACATGGCCCCCATGGGCGCCATGTTCGGCATCGCCTCCGTCCTCGGCCCCATCATCGGCGGCTGGCTGACCGACTCCGTCTCCTGGCACTGGGTCTTCTGGGTGAACCTGCCGCTGGGCATCATCGCCTGGATCGCCGTGTGGGCGGTCCTCAAGCTTCCGGCCCACAGGCTCCAGGCCAAAATCGACTGGGCCGGACTGGGCCTGATGAACCTCGGGGCCGTGCTCATCGTCCTCGTGGCCACGTTCGGCGGCAACCAGCTCGACTGGACCAGCCCCGCGCTCATCACGATGGCCGTCGTCGGCGCACTGGCCTGGCTCCTCCTGCCCCTGATCGAGAATCGCGCGGCTGAGCCGATCCTGCCCATGACGGTCCTGATGAACCGCACCTTCGTCCTCTCCACCGTCCAGGGGATGCTGGCCATGGGTGGCATGATCGGCGCCAGCCTCTACCTGCCGACCTTCCTCCAGATGAGCTACGGCTACTCCGCGACCGCCTCCGGCATCCTCCTGGTCCCCATGACAGTGGGGATGCTGGTCGCCGGGATCGGCTCGGGCATCCTCGTCACCCGCACCGGGCGCTACCGGGTGTACCTCATCATCGGGCCGGTCATCGCCGGCGCGGCACTGCTGTGGATGGGCACGTTCAGCGCCTCCACCCCCGTAGGGATCATCTCCACCGCCGTCTTCGTCCTCGGCGCGGGGATCGGGCTGTTCTTCCAACTGCTTATCACGGTCGTGCAGAACGACGTCGAGCCGCGCCACCTCGGCACGGCCACCAGCGGCAACAACTTCTTCCGCGAGGTCGCCGTCTCCCTGGGCGCCTCCCTCATCGGCGTGGCCTTCTCCAACAACCTGACCGACCAACTCGGCTCCAAACTCATGGCCCTGGCCATGAGCGAGGACCCGCGGATCCAGGAGGCGCTGCGGGGCTTCCACGGCGCCGAGGCCGGCTCCTCGCTCACGCCGGCCCTCGTCAACCAGCTCCCGGACGCCCTCCACACGGCGATCACCAACGCCTACGCCGACGCGCTCACCCCGATCTTCCTGCTCATGGTGCCCGTCTTCGGCCTGGCCACGCTCATCGGGTTCCTCTACAAGGACGTCCCGCTGTCTCGCCAGTCCGCTCTTAAGCAGGTCGCGCAGGCCGAAGGCGTCAGTGCCCGCAACGCTGACAACGACGGCGAGCCCGGCGATGCTGATCCCACGCCCAAGGCGGGGCTCGACCGATGA
- a CDS encoding HAD family hydrolase, whose translation MKREPLDARLSASLPETVDLRLVVTDMDGTLVDGEERLPEGLEAAVAEMRERGVLFAPASGRQMANLRHVLGGAVEDSPLIAENGALVVHDGAEIHSVTISPDEARAAITAVHRLASEGRDLGAVVACKERAYTERDDAPFAARISTYYTAHRHVEDLLALPLDTVIKVAVFDFDNVEDGTAEAMRAAVPTVQAVVSGKHWVDLMSPGADKGRAVGAIQERLGITPAQTAVFGDYLNDLSLYDYSELSFAMANAHPSILAAANHMAPANTEDGVLRAVAALMERLPADRG comes from the coding sequence GTGAAACGTGAACCGCTCGACGCCCGCCTGTCCGCCTCCCTGCCCGAGACCGTCGACCTGAGACTGGTGGTCACCGACATGGACGGCACGCTCGTCGACGGCGAGGAGCGCCTCCCTGAGGGGCTCGAGGCCGCCGTCGCCGAGATGCGCGAGCGCGGCGTCCTCTTCGCCCCGGCCTCGGGGCGGCAGATGGCCAACCTCCGCCACGTGCTGGGCGGGGCCGTGGAGGACTCCCCCCTCATCGCGGAGAACGGGGCCCTCGTCGTGCATGACGGCGCGGAGATCCACTCCGTGACCATCAGCCCCGATGAGGCCCGCGCCGCCATCACCGCCGTTCACCGCCTCGCCTCCGAGGGGCGCGATCTGGGAGCGGTCGTGGCTTGCAAGGAGCGCGCCTACACCGAGAGGGACGACGCCCCCTTCGCCGCTCGGATCAGCACCTACTACACCGCCCACCGCCACGTCGAGGACCTCCTGGCCCTCCCGCTGGACACCGTCATCAAGGTCGCCGTGTTCGACTTCGACAACGTCGAGGACGGCACTGCTGAGGCGATGCGCGCGGCCGTTCCCACCGTCCAGGCCGTTGTCTCGGGCAAGCACTGGGTGGACCTCATGTCCCCCGGCGCAGACAAGGGGCGCGCCGTCGGCGCCATCCAGGAGCGCCTGGGCATCACCCCCGCCCAGACCGCCGTCTTCGGCGACTACCTCAACGACCTCAGCCTCTACGACTACTCCGAGCTCTCCTTCGCGATGGCCAACGCCCATCCCAGCATCCTGGCGGCCGCCAACCACATGGCTCCGGCCAACACCGAGGACGGAGTGCTGCGCGCCGTGGCCGCTCTTATGGAGCGGCTGCCGGCCGACCGCGGCTGA
- a CDS encoding alpha/beta hydrolase — MPGFGGRPSMGAAALAGLAALGVTARAVGTRRRDLGPAFHDVAPELRAPLLVHGHGPTGEPQPITPETFRGMPRLATQGRIFPRRLGREQVIDSGGRSLRLWLYETAARREGGPSGALIWIHGGGLIAGSPAQDHALCSRIARELGILVVSVDYRLAPEHPYPAAIDDARSALRWLRMSAPALDVDTSRVAVGGASAGGGLAAALAQRCRDEGVGLVFQMLIYPMLDDRTGVGGVGIPGRGDFVWTARQNAECWQAYLSHPPGEPEDRPWAVAARCEDLTGLAPAWIGVGDLDLFVDECVDYAGRLGASGVPARLRVEPGMYHGADICQWARSMRDFRAESIDALGRALRRA, encoded by the coding sequence ATGCCGGGATTCGGAGGGCGCCCGTCCATGGGCGCCGCGGCATTGGCCGGCCTCGCCGCGCTCGGCGTCACGGCGAGGGCGGTGGGCACCCGGCGCCGCGACCTGGGCCCGGCGTTCCACGACGTCGCCCCTGAGTTGCGCGCTCCCCTCCTGGTCCACGGCCACGGGCCCACGGGGGAGCCCCAGCCGATCACCCCCGAGACTTTCCGCGGAATGCCGCGGCTGGCCACCCAGGGAAGGATCTTCCCCCGCCGACTGGGCCGCGAGCAGGTCATCGACTCGGGCGGGCGGAGCCTGCGCCTGTGGCTCTACGAGACGGCCGCCCGGCGCGAGGGCGGGCCGAGCGGCGCTCTGATCTGGATCCACGGCGGCGGCCTCATCGCCGGCAGCCCCGCCCAGGATCACGCCTTGTGCTCGCGCATCGCCCGCGAGCTCGGCATCCTCGTGGTCTCGGTGGACTACCGCCTCGCCCCCGAGCACCCCTACCCCGCGGCGATCGACGACGCGCGGAGCGCGCTGCGGTGGCTGCGCATGAGCGCCCCGGCCCTGGATGTGGACACCTCGCGCGTGGCGGTGGGAGGGGCGAGCGCCGGCGGGGGCCTGGCGGCGGCGCTGGCCCAGCGCTGCCGCGATGAGGGGGTCGGCCTGGTCTTCCAGATGCTCATCTACCCCATGCTCGATGACCGCACCGGCGTCGGCGGAGTCGGCATCCCGGGCAGGGGCGACTTCGTATGGACGGCCCGGCAGAACGCGGAGTGCTGGCAGGCCTATCTCTCGCATCCCCCGGGGGAGCCCGAGGACCGCCCCTGGGCGGTCGCGGCCCGTTGTGAGGACCTGACCGGCCTCGCCCCGGCGTGGATCGGGGTGGGAGACCTCGACCTGTTCGTCGACGAGTGCGTCGACTACGCGGGCCGGCTGGGGGCCAGTGGCGTGCCCGCGCGGCTGCGCGTGGAGCCTGGCATGTACCACGGGGCGGATATCTGCCAGTGGGCCCGCTCGATGCGGGACTTCCGGGCAGAGTCCATCGACGCGCTCGGGCGGGCGCTGCGCCGCGCCTGA
- a CDS encoding RNA-binding S4 domain-containing protein has protein sequence MEDAAGAGGPTSARVDVWLWSTRQIKSRSAATAACKAGHVRVNGESAKPAQQVKVGDEIRYRVDGFDRLLLVTRILVKRVGAPIARTAYKDFSAPRPSPLDSPAAIIRDRGAGRPTKRERRRLDALMGGAAADHGERVIVDELDAKLARAFDEED, from the coding sequence ATCGAGGACGCCGCGGGAGCAGGCGGGCCCACCAGCGCGCGCGTGGACGTGTGGCTGTGGAGCACGCGCCAGATCAAGTCCCGGTCGGCGGCCACAGCCGCCTGCAAGGCCGGGCACGTGCGCGTCAACGGGGAGTCGGCGAAGCCCGCCCAGCAGGTCAAGGTCGGTGACGAGATCCGCTACCGGGTGGATGGCTTCGACCGCCTGCTGCTGGTCACGCGCATCCTCGTCAAGCGGGTCGGCGCCCCTATCGCCCGCACCGCCTACAAGGACTTCTCCGCGCCCAGGCCCTCCCCCCTGGACTCCCCGGCGGCGATCATCCGGGACCGTGGGGCGGGCCGCCCCACGAAACGGGAGCGCCGCCGGCTCGACGCGCTTATGGGAGGCGCTGCGGCGGATCACGGCGAGCGGGTGATCGTCGATGAACTGGACGCCAAGCTCGCCAGGGCGTTTGATGAGGAGGATTGA
- a CDS encoding HNH endonuclease family protein, with amino-acid sequence MCRPIHALPLGMAACALALATAPIAAPAESEPSPPAMPVGAPATQAWLDGVAWDDRASAVLDPAAAIAALDALPADQPAAESWSAGGSRTGWFGKAWEDVDGDGCDTRNEILARDLSHADFSRADGQQGREDGRGQGAAVCPDATVWSGVLHDPYTGASVSFQRGRSTSDAVQIDHVIPLNYLYAHGAWAWDARTRLLVANDPLNLVAVEGQANQSKGACGPATCPIGSTETGTWSTAASPGWWPPNDSFRCGYAQRFVSVAAAYRLGLPDADRQALRSTLADCAAGGDGAPSIIGTTRDAVARLPGALLGDGRHRALLTAGMLLLGAGIVARARRCLRRAPGRRRRG; translated from the coding sequence ATGTGCCGTCCCATCCACGCCCTGCCCCTCGGCATGGCGGCGTGCGCCCTCGCCCTGGCCACCGCCCCGATCGCCGCGCCCGCCGAGTCGGAGCCGTCGCCTCCCGCCATGCCCGTCGGTGCCCCCGCCACCCAGGCATGGCTCGACGGTGTGGCCTGGGACGATCGGGCCAGCGCCGTCCTCGATCCGGCCGCCGCGATCGCGGCGCTCGACGCGCTCCCCGCCGATCAGCCCGCCGCCGAGTCCTGGAGCGCCGGCGGCAGCCGCACCGGCTGGTTCGGCAAGGCCTGGGAGGACGTCGACGGCGATGGATGCGACACGCGCAACGAGATCCTGGCCCGGGACCTGTCCCACGCGGACTTCTCCCGCGCCGACGGGCAGCAGGGCCGTGAGGACGGCAGGGGCCAGGGCGCGGCGGTCTGCCCCGACGCCACGGTGTGGAGCGGGGTCCTCCACGACCCGTACACCGGCGCCTCGGTGAGTTTCCAGCGCGGGCGCTCAACCTCCGACGCCGTCCAGATCGACCACGTCATCCCGCTCAACTACCTCTACGCCCATGGAGCCTGGGCGTGGGACGCCCGCACCCGCCTGCTGGTGGCCAACGACCCGCTTAACCTCGTGGCCGTCGAGGGCCAGGCCAACCAGTCCAAGGGGGCCTGCGGCCCGGCCACCTGCCCTATCGGCTCCACGGAGACCGGCACGTGGTCCACGGCTGCCTCCCCCGGCTGGTGGCCCCCCAATGACTCGTTCCGGTGCGGGTACGCGCAGCGCTTCGTGAGCGTGGCCGCCGCTTACCGGCTCGGCCTTCCGGACGCGGATCGCCAGGCCCTGCGGTCCACGCTCGCCGACTGCGCGGCCGGCGGGGATGGCGCCCCCAGCATTATCGGGACCACGAGGGACGCCGTCGCCCGCCTGCCCGGGGCGCTCCTGGGCGATGGCCGCCACCGGGCGCTCCTCACCGCGGGGATGCTCCTGCTCGGCGCCGGGATCGTGGCGCGGGCGCGCCGTTGCCTCCGGCGGGCGCCAGGCCGTCGGCGTCGAGGCTGA
- the pgl gene encoding 6-phosphogluconolactonase yields the protein MTEPTSARPGARHDIESRAAGLPAPVVDIAPTREAAAGRASAAIAAAIAEGLSARGAAHLALTGGSGGKAIAHALPTALAEAGISPQDLRGLHIWFGDERFVPAGDAERNDLFAAPLAEAGVPGENIHRLAGPEAAANVRLATEALERDLAIAGPAGGRFDAIHLGMGPDGHVCSLFPGHPVALTTGRDMAAVEDSPKPPPQRATLTFPALHRSRLVVLLAFGQDKRDAARAGLGSPDAALAPISCARGERTLWFLDDAADPRDR from the coding sequence ATGACCGAGCCCACCTCCGCGCGCCCCGGCGCGCGCCACGACATCGAGTCCCGGGCGGCGGGCCTGCCCGCCCCGGTGGTCGATATCGCGCCCACCCGCGAGGCGGCCGCCGGGCGCGCCAGCGCCGCGATCGCCGCGGCCATCGCCGAGGGCCTGTCCGCCAGGGGCGCCGCTCATCTCGCGTTGACCGGGGGCTCCGGTGGCAAGGCCATCGCCCACGCGCTGCCGACCGCTCTCGCCGAAGCCGGGATCTCGCCCCAGGACCTGCGGGGGCTGCACATCTGGTTCGGCGATGAGCGCTTCGTGCCCGCGGGCGACGCCGAGCGCAACGACCTGTTCGCCGCCCCCCTGGCGGAGGCCGGCGTGCCCGGGGAGAACATCCACCGCCTGGCCGGGCCGGAGGCCGCCGCCAATGTCCGCCTCGCCACGGAGGCGCTTGAGCGCGATCTGGCCATCGCGGGTCCCGCCGGTGGGCGCTTCGATGCGATCCACCTGGGCATGGGCCCCGACGGGCACGTCTGCTCCCTCTTCCCCGGCCACCCCGTGGCGCTGACCACGGGACGGGACATGGCCGCTGTCGAGGACTCCCCCAAGCCCCCGCCTCAGCGCGCCACCCTCACCTTCCCCGCGCTCCACCGCTCCCGGCTCGTGGTGCTCCTGGCCTTCGGGCAGGACAAGCGCGACGCCGCCCGCGCCGGCCTGGGCTCCCCCGACGCCGCGCTCGCCCCGATCTCCTGCGCCCGGGGCGAGCGGACCCTGTGGTTCCTCGACGACGCGGCCGATCCCCGAGACCGGTAG
- a CDS encoding glucose-6-phosphate dehydrogenase assembly protein OpcA, translated as MITTLTATTTARITSAILADEGAHGRSHVLTLLIACDAERLEASLEAAHGASRDHPSRIIAVVPEREEAQEPSGPRSRDGHVASGIGGHLDAEIRTGHDAGAGETIVLRPWGEAADHIDTLVVPFLLPDTPVVVWWPHECPPVPADDPLGRLATARITNTPALERPETALRGLAPCSRRGDIDLAWTRITLWRAMVASALAPALRGAGVTSMVIEGEHCNASVALMTSWLRLRLGVPVERRDVEGFKGIASVQARTPDGEITITRVDTDRVRVCRPDGREPQIATMTRRSDVMTLDEELRRLSPDPLYGEVLAAFLAEGPRTQGPHPSQEATR; from the coding sequence ATGATCACCACGCTCACCGCCACCACCACCGCCAGGATCACCTCGGCGATCCTGGCCGACGAGGGCGCCCATGGGCGCTCCCACGTCCTGACCCTGCTTATCGCCTGCGACGCCGAGCGCCTTGAGGCCTCTCTTGAGGCCGCTCACGGCGCCAGCCGGGACCACCCCAGCCGCATCATCGCGGTGGTCCCCGAGCGCGAGGAGGCCCAGGAGCCCTCGGGGCCCCGCAGCCGCGACGGCCACGTCGCCTCCGGCATCGGGGGGCACCTCGACGCCGAGATCCGCACCGGCCATGACGCCGGGGCGGGCGAGACGATCGTCCTGCGCCCCTGGGGCGAGGCCGCCGACCACATCGACACGCTCGTCGTCCCCTTCCTTCTGCCCGACACGCCCGTGGTCGTGTGGTGGCCCCATGAGTGCCCGCCCGTGCCCGCCGACGATCCCCTGGGGCGCCTCGCCACGGCGAGGATCACCAACACCCCGGCCCTCGAGCGGCCCGAGACCGCCCTGCGCGGCCTGGCGCCGTGCTCGCGGCGCGGGGACATCGACCTGGCGTGGACGCGCATCACCCTGTGGCGCGCCATGGTGGCCTCCGCCCTGGCCCCCGCCCTGCGCGGCGCGGGCGTGACCTCGATGGTCATCGAGGGAGAGCACTGCAACGCCTCCGTGGCGCTTATGACCTCCTGGCTGAGGCTCCGCCTAGGCGTGCCCGTGGAGCGCCGCGATGTCGAGGGGTTCAAGGGCATCGCCTCCGTGCAGGCCCGCACCCCGGACGGCGAGATCACGATCACCCGCGTCGACACAGACCGCGTACGCGTCTGCCGCCCCGACGGGCGTGAGCCGCAGATCGCCACCATGACCCGCCGAAGCGACGTGATGACCCTCGACGAGGAGCTGCGCCGGCTGTCCCCCGACCCGCTCTATGGGGAGGTCCTCGCGGCCTTCCTCGCCGAGGGCCCCCGGACCCAGGGGCCACATCCCTCACAGGAGGCCACGCGATGA